One Serinicoccus chungangensis genomic window carries:
- the recC gene encoding exodeoxyribonuclease V subunit gamma, translated as MAGGAAAGGRRAPGRASRPGGGALRAAPGDLTGAGPDRAPRLDLPGRLSLFGHTRIARSEVEVVAAIAEQRDVHLWLPQASPAAWDALAGTAAAGPVPRAEDDSALLVDHPLLASLGRDARELQRTLALAPHTTSRPAGRTGTAGTGRGRGGPRSTPSPSLLQLLQADLEADHVPTEAERADRPVPAQDRSIQVHACHGRSRQVEVLRDVLTDLLEHDPTLEPRDILVMCPDIDTYAPLVHAGFGLGEVVRETGGGGPAPATHPAHTLRVRLADRSPTVANPLLALAARLVELAGGRLSAGEVLDLARTAPVRRRFGLDDDDLERIGDWVGAVAVRWGLDDAHRGDYALAGLSQNTWESGLARVLVGAAVDGEELDHLGTTLGLDDLDSADLDLAGRLAELVARLGATLRALRGAEAVGEWVTALTEGVLGLADVAPPEAWQVTQLRRELDLVGAHGGSRAGDGAGLSLSLSDVHALLDEHAAGRATRSNFRTGTLTVCTMVPMRSVPHRVVALVGLDDGVFPRTTAPDGDDATARRPVTGERDPRSEDRQLLLDAVMAAGDALVITYTGFDEHTGAPRPPAVPLGELLDAVRRTAHPASPGVARVLAHHPLQPFDPRNLGAARPGAPALLPDGGPFSYDPAALAGGRAAVSPRGPRPRPVDPALQPLPGDTVELDALLRFFDHPARAYLRDRLGLVLPEVPEEQGEGIPIDIGGLQKWAVGDRVLQAVLAGRDPGATVDAELWRGELPPRALGAGVLREVTEQAQIVAEGTWRTAGQGGWGVPLERETLDVDLVLPSGTRLTGTLTGLVGTRVVTATYSTVRAKQRLRSWITSLVLAATLGPEATSHLLGAQKRGRRPGGVHLTHGPHDLARALALLDQLVDLRARGLLEPLPLPPRTALRWAEAYLGGPGDAQAATLDAVREWRTDDTFETAFPKEQDDPSHVYVHGEGVALRDILGVPRDDERWTSGVEHRLGQLALRVWGPVLTDGAERKERL; from the coding sequence GTGGCGGGAGGTGCTGCGGCGGGTGGACGCCGAGCCCCCGGACGTGCGTCACGACCGGGTGGTGGGGCGCTGCGCGCGGCCCCGGGTGACCTGACCGGGGCCGGTCCGGACCGGGCCCCCCGGCTCGACCTGCCCGGCCGGCTCTCGCTCTTCGGGCACACCCGCATCGCGCGTAGCGAGGTGGAGGTCGTCGCGGCGATCGCGGAGCAGCGCGACGTCCACCTGTGGCTGCCGCAGGCCTCCCCGGCCGCGTGGGACGCCCTGGCCGGCACCGCCGCCGCCGGGCCGGTCCCGCGCGCGGAGGACGACAGCGCCCTGCTCGTCGACCACCCGCTGCTGGCCAGCCTGGGTCGCGACGCCCGCGAGCTGCAGCGCACCCTGGCGCTGGCACCGCACACCACCAGTCGGCCCGCCGGCCGGACCGGGACGGCGGGCACCGGTCGCGGACGGGGCGGCCCTCGCTCGACACCCTCCCCCTCCCTGCTCCAGCTGCTCCAGGCCGACCTCGAGGCCGACCACGTGCCCACGGAGGCCGAGCGGGCCGACCGGCCGGTCCCCGCCCAGGACCGCAGCATCCAGGTGCACGCCTGCCACGGGCGGTCGCGGCAGGTCGAGGTGCTGCGCGACGTGCTCACCGACCTGCTGGAGCACGACCCGACCCTGGAGCCGCGGGACATCCTCGTCATGTGCCCGGACATCGACACCTACGCGCCGCTCGTCCACGCCGGGTTCGGGCTGGGCGAGGTGGTGCGCGAGACCGGCGGCGGTGGCCCCGCGCCGGCCACCCACCCCGCGCACACGCTGCGGGTCCGGCTCGCCGACCGCTCCCCGACCGTGGCGAACCCGCTGCTCGCGCTGGCGGCGCGCCTGGTCGAGCTGGCGGGCGGCCGGCTGAGCGCCGGTGAGGTGCTGGACCTCGCCCGCACCGCACCCGTGCGACGACGCTTCGGGCTGGACGACGACGACCTGGAGCGCATCGGCGACTGGGTGGGCGCCGTCGCGGTCCGCTGGGGCCTGGACGACGCCCACCGCGGCGACTACGCCCTGGCCGGGCTGAGCCAGAACACCTGGGAGTCCGGGCTCGCGCGGGTGCTCGTCGGCGCCGCCGTCGACGGGGAGGAGCTCGACCACCTCGGCACCACCCTCGGCCTCGACGACCTCGACAGCGCCGACCTCGACCTGGCCGGACGCCTCGCCGAGCTGGTGGCGCGCCTGGGCGCCACCCTGCGCGCCCTGCGGGGGGCGGAGGCGGTCGGCGAGTGGGTCACGGCGCTCACCGAGGGTGTCCTGGGGCTGGCCGACGTCGCCCCGCCGGAGGCGTGGCAGGTCACCCAGCTGCGTCGTGAGCTCGACCTCGTCGGGGCGCACGGCGGCTCCCGCGCCGGTGACGGGGCGGGGCTCAGCCTGTCCCTCTCCGACGTCCACGCGCTGCTGGACGAGCACGCGGCCGGGCGGGCGACCCGGTCCAACTTCCGCACGGGCACGCTCACCGTCTGCACCATGGTGCCGATGCGCTCGGTCCCGCACCGGGTCGTCGCCCTCGTCGGTCTGGACGACGGCGTCTTCCCCCGCACCACCGCCCCGGACGGCGACGACGCCACGGCGCGCCGCCCGGTCACCGGGGAGCGCGACCCGCGCAGCGAGGACCGGCAGCTGCTGCTCGACGCGGTCATGGCGGCCGGCGACGCCCTCGTCATCACCTACACCGGCTTCGACGAGCACACGGGTGCACCGCGCCCGCCCGCGGTCCCGCTCGGCGAGCTGCTCGACGCCGTCCGACGGACCGCCCACCCGGCCTCTCCCGGGGTGGCCCGGGTGCTGGCCCACCACCCGCTGCAGCCCTTCGACCCGCGCAACCTCGGGGCGGCCCGGCCGGGTGCGCCCGCGCTGCTGCCCGACGGCGGGCCGTTCAGCTACGACCCGGCGGCGCTGGCCGGCGGCCGGGCCGCCGTCTCCCCTCGCGGGCCGCGACCCCGGCCCGTGGACCCGGCCCTGCAGCCGCTGCCCGGTGACACCGTCGAGCTGGACGCCCTGCTGCGCTTCTTCGACCACCCGGCGCGCGCCTACCTGCGCGACCGGCTGGGCCTCGTGCTCCCCGAGGTGCCCGAGGAGCAGGGCGAGGGCATCCCCATCGACATCGGCGGGCTGCAGAAGTGGGCGGTCGGCGACCGGGTGCTGCAGGCGGTGCTGGCGGGGCGCGACCCCGGGGCCACCGTCGACGCCGAGCTGTGGCGCGGCGAGCTGCCGCCCCGGGCGCTGGGGGCCGGGGTCCTCCGGGAGGTCACCGAGCAGGCGCAGATCGTGGCCGAGGGCACGTGGCGCACGGCCGGGCAGGGCGGCTGGGGGGTCCCGCTGGAGCGGGAGACCCTCGACGTCGACCTGGTGCTGCCCAGCGGCACCCGGCTGACCGGCACCCTCACCGGGCTGGTCGGCACGCGGGTCGTCACCGCGACCTACTCCACCGTGCGGGCCAAGCAGCGCCTGCGCTCCTGGATCACCTCCCTCGTCCTCGCCGCCACGCTCGGCCCGGAGGCGACCAGCCACCTGCTCGGTGCCCAGAAACGCGGACGCCGGCCGGGCGGGGTTCACCTGACCCACGGTCCGCACGACCTCGCACGGGCCCTCGCGCTGCTGGACCAGCTCGTCGACCTGCGCGCGCGCGGCCTCCTCGAGCCGCTGCCGCTGCCGCCGCGGACCGCGCTGCGCTGGGCGGAGGCATACCTCGGCGGTCCGGGGGACGCCCAGGCCGCGACCCTCGACGCGGTGCGCGAGTGGCGCACCGACGACACCTTCGAGACGGCGTTCCCCAAGGAGCAGGACGACCCGAGCCACGTCTACGTCCACGGCGAGGGAGTCGCCCTGCGCGACATCCTCGGGGTGCCTCGCGACGACGAGCGGTGGACGTCGGGCGTGGAGCACCGGCTGGGGCAGCTGGCGCTGCGGGTGTGGGGCCCGGTGCTCACCGACGGCGCCGAGCGCAAGGAGCGGCTGTGA